Genomic segment of Populus nigra chromosome 14, ddPopNigr1.1, whole genome shotgun sequence:
AATTCTTtctgtaaatatttaacttattattagaTGTTCTGTGCAGTTATTTGTTGATATTGGACCGGACAAACTGGAGATCCAACATGCTGACTTCACTTTTAGTCCCTTACATTTTCTTTAGTCTTCCTTCTGTACTATTTAACTTCTTCAGGTGATAATCTTCTATGATATTTAACCTTTTCACTtcgatttattttggttttttcttctaCTGAGCTTGATCCTATGCATGTCCAAATTATTCAGAGGGGAAGTTGGAAGGTGGATTGCTTTTGTTGCAGTGGTTCTCAGGCTCTTCTTCCCACGACATTTTCCAGGTTCAGCCCAAATTAGTTTCCTATTGATCTTAGTTTTTAGCAGAATGCATTGCTTGCTTGTGTAGCCTTGCCATTCTTTTTTCTGCACCAGCCACCATGTTTGACAGGTAGCAAAGTTATTGAGAAAGAGAACCTAAGTTTTCCGGATTACTTGAAACATTTTTAGAATTGTATTTCCCAGGTGCCAAAATTGATCGGCATATCTGAGGCTAGGCTGTTTATTCTATGCAACATTTCCTGAGGTTGACTGAATTCTTGTGTGAGTTAAATTGTCTAATCAACACACTTCAAACTGTGATTTTGCTAGTTTTCCAAGTCAATGTTAAATTGCAGTGGCTAAGGATAGTTTGCAGTTCCCCGATACAGCCTGTGAACCCCGAGCTCCAtccatgctctctctctctcaccccCACCCACCCGTACGCTTGCAGAgaagaaacattatctttaaatTCGTATTCCCATTTGAAGACTATGATGGTTCTTTCGCTCTTTGGATCAACTGTTAACTAATACAATAAAAGTGGAGGttcaccatttctttttctgcaatttgatttcttattgCTATATGTTGATCTGTTAGATTAGAGATGGAAAATTCGATTTGGTGGTTTAACcgatttttgttttgtcattGAAATTGTGCCATATTCTCCCCCAAATACGTGGATTCCACAATAGATTTTCATTCTTGTCTCAGTATACTTCCAAGTTATGACATGTAGAAGTAAGCTGTAAGATGTTTCAATATGTGAGACAGCTGTTCATGTGTGAAAACATGCTGTATCATTCTAAATTGTATTTCTTGTAAATCTCTCTATTTACCACGGCTGATACTCTGCGACAAAATACGTGATGCTTCATGACTGTAATAACTATGTACCTACTGCCTGCACTGTTTGTAAGAAGTGCATGCGCTTTGTTGACTGTAACTATATCTTTGCTATTGTCCATTGATGTAATACTTTCTGATCATTGCCATGTACAGATTGGCTGGAGATGCCAGGATCAATAATTCTTCTTCTGGTTGTGGCTCCAAATTTCTTTGCACACACCTTGAAGGGGAGCGTGGTCGGTGTCTTCATATGCCTTATCATTGCTTGTTACCTATTGCAAGAGCACATCCGGGCATCTGGTGGATTCAGAAATTCGTTTACACAGCCCCATGGAATATCAAACACTGTTGGGATTATCCTTCTGATAGTTTATCCTGTGTGGGCACTAGTGCTTCACTTCTTGTAGGCACATTAGCCTGCAGATTGGAGCAGTGAAACTGTGACTACACTGCAAATTAAAACATTCATGCtgtgtttaatttatatgttagATATCAAATAATACTATGATTTGGTATGCATCGACAGTCGGTTGTTCATAAATTCTATTGAACTGTGCATCTGTTTGCAATAAAAGAACTTTTGCATACAGTTGATGTAAAAGAACTATTGATTGTTCACTATTTGTCAAGAGTCTGATCTATGGATGTTGGAAGCCTCCCTTCTCCCTCCTAAGTTACATTGCAAATGCAATTTTACTCATTTTAAGCCTggattttgttgaaaatttgaagaaaaaaaaacaattgagtttgtggcaatttcataatcatcattatagttataaaacttggtcatcattatagttataaaactcaaCTCAATGAGTCAACTTGGAAATGAAATTAGGTTCGTTAGGTTAGTTTACACTGGTCAATCTTAGAGTCAACCCTAActtttgacttggtttttagGCTGGATCGACACCAGTCTAGTTGATCATAGTAGTTGTTTTCATTCATATCTAGGTATTACAGGCGCATTCAGAGTTTGAACCATGAGTGCCCAAATTTACAAGCTCAGATTCTTTTATATTGGGCCAGAGTTTGCAAGACATTTTTAGAAGGGGTAAAGGAATCGAACTAATTCTGGATCTTTGAGCCCCTATtctatataaaatgttttattaacaaatatacTATAACGTGGGGGGATTTACTATTTCCCCAtacacaaaacactgtgaattataACAGTCTatagtgtttcttttttttttacttttccctttctttcttttttcgtttttttttctttttttttcaactttctttttttttatttcttttccatttatttttttttcaaaattttttttgttgattttaccttttaaatattgacctggttaaaatttttgctttgtaattttttttctttaaaatactgtggattgccgTGGTATTTTTCCACTTagtttctctattttatttctttatttttcaaaattatatttatcgattttttttaatattgagctgattgagaatttagttttgtaattttttttctttgaaacattgttgattgctacagtgtttctccgcatgattttttttcccttgtagGGGATTTACTGTTCCCCcacacacaaaacactgtggattacgacagtaatccacagtgattcttctccttttttttttaactttcttttttttttttcaaaatttttttgttgattttaccttttaaatattgacctggttaaaatttttgctttgtaatttttttctttaaaatactatggattgttgtgatgtttttccacttagttttcctattttatttctttatttttgaaaattatatttgtcaatttttttttttaatattgagctgattgaaaatttagttttgtaatttttttcttaaaacattattgattgctacagtgtttctctgcatgattttttttctccaaaattatcctttttttttattttattttttaatattgagctggttaaaaattacagttacaatatgtgaagaaagcactataactttttttgaaaattactgttcattgctacagtattttttcccacatggttttttttataatttttttcaaattatccttttcaattttatttttttaatattaagttgtttgtgaattacaattacaagtcattacaaataaggctaaatcatgtgggaaagcactgtagctttcatcacaaaacactgtgaattgctacagtgtttccaacatgatttttttttcttttttggtgtttgttttgttagttttttatcttaaattgtctctgtcgatttttttttaatattgagctgattaagaatttagctttataatttttttctttaaaacactgtgaat
This window contains:
- the LOC133673573 gene encoding cold-regulated 413 plasma membrane protein 2-like, whose amino-acid sequence is MGRMEFLKMKTDDEVSANLIESDVNELKVAAKKLIKDAAKLGGLGFGTSFLKWVASFAAIYLLILDRTNWRSNMLTSLLVPYIFFSLPSVLFNFFRGEVGRWIAFVAVVLRLFFPRHFPDWLEMPGSIILLLVVAPNFFAHTLKGSVVGVFICLIIACYLLQEHIRASGGFRNSFTQPHGISNTVGIILLIVYPVWALVLHFL